The following are encoded in a window of Panicum virgatum strain AP13 chromosome 5N, P.virgatum_v5, whole genome shotgun sequence genomic DNA:
- the LOC120673031 gene encoding GDSL esterase/lipase At1g28570-like — protein sequence MAFPSRVALLVAGVLVMLGLSAAAAAAAAEGRGSVCFRRVFSFGDSLTDTGNFLLSVPEDFPDPARNLPYGQTFFGRPSGRYSDGRNLLDFFAEAFGLPFVPPYLGGGDFQYGANFAVGGATALKGSFFRERGVEPTWTPHCLDEQMQWFKKLLPSIAPSETEQSDIMSNSLFFVGEVGGNDYNHLIVRGKSLDELHELVPNVVGAISSAITELISLGAKKLVVPGNFPIGCVPLYLAIFPSQKEDYYDEQTGCIKWLNEFAEYHNRMLQEELERLRNLHPDVTIIYADYYGASLNIFRAPLQFGFTVPLNACCGSDAPYNCSPSILCGRPGSTVCSDPSKYISWDGLHFTEASYKVVIQGVLGGYAIPPLSETCKGGEFKVSQLHQCTDNPTNTVTYNALSSFI from the exons ATGGCATTTCCGTCGCGGGTGGCTCTGCTCGTCGCGGGGGTGTTGGTGATGCTGGGgctctccgcggcggcggcggcggcggcggcggaagggcgAGGGAGCGTGTGCTTCCGCCGGGTGTTCAGCTTCGGGGACTCGCTCACGGACACCGGCAACTTCCTGCTCTCCGTGCCAGAGGACTTCCCGGACCCCGCGCGGAACCTCCCCTACGGCCAGACCTTCTTCGGCCGCCCATCCGGACGCTACTCCGACGGCCGCAACCTGCTCGACTTCTTCG CGGAAGCATTTGGGCTTCCATTCGTGCCGCCGTACCTTGGCGGTGGGGACTTCCAATATGGTGCAAACTTTGCGGTCGGCGGGGCTACTGCCCTCAAAGGTTCGTTCTTCCGGGAACGTGGTGTGGAGCCTACATGGACGCCACACTGCCTTGATGAGCAGATGCAGTGGTTCAAGAAGCTTCTCCCATCAATTGCGCCATCAGAGACAG aACAAAGTGATATAATGTCCAATTCGCTTTTCTTTGTGGGAGAGGTCGGCGGAAATGATTACAACCATCTAATTGTGAGGGGCAAATCTCTTGATGAGCTACATGAGCTTGTTCCTAATGTTGTTGGTGCCATAAGCTCAGCCATCACG GAGCTTATAAGTCTTGGAGCAAAGAAATTAGTTGTTCCAGGGAACTTTCCAATAGGGTGTGTCCCATTATATCTTGCGATCTTCCCAAGCCAAAAGGAGGATTACTATGATGAACAAACAGGCTGCATTAAGTGGCTCAATGAATTTGCCGAGTACCATAATAGGATGcttcaggaggagttggagaggcTCAGGAATCTTCACCCTGATGTGACCATCATTTATGCTGATTATTATGGTGCTTCATTGAACATATTCCGCGCCCCACTCCAGTTTG GCTTCACAGTCCCACTGAACGCATGCTGTGGAAGTGATGCTCCTTATAATTGTTCCCCATCTATATTGTGTGGACGTCCTGGATCTACAGTGTGCTCTGACCCTTCAAAGTACATCTCATGGGATGGTCTACACTTCACCGAGGCGAGTTACAAAGTTGTCATTCAAGGAGTATTAGGGGGTTATGCCATTCCTCCTCTTTCAGAAACTTGCAAGGGTGGAGAATTCAAAGTCTCCCAACTTCACCAATGTACAGATAATCCAACAAACACTGTAACATACAATGCCTTGAGCTCTTTTATTTGA
- the LOC120673035 gene encoding uncharacterized protein LOC120673035, whose amino-acid sequence MPKDRSSRVSSYENRRSRASPYFSSPSHGRSGCSRRSEESSAAAAAAAKQAAEWEEVRCPVCMDHPHNAVLLVCSSHEKGCRPFMCDTSSRHSNCYDQYRKASKDSSKDSAAECSECQQQVQLSCPLCRGPVSDCIKDYDARRYMNSKVRSCTTESCEFRGAYQELRKHARVEHPAARPMEVDPERQQDWRRMEQQRDIGDLLSMLRSGFSSSIEDDSSGVGATEGEEDIAERTPASITMVFIMPSGGSIMQYLTERSRAIIVVSRRRASSSGGDAEAQAPDGEEGDDPMPSADASSGSQHSYEEADGDPAQ is encoded by the coding sequence ATGCCAAAGGACAGGAGCTCCCGCGTTTCCTCCTACGAGAACCGCCGGTCTCGTGCCTCTCCATACTTCTCATCACCATCGCATGGACGGAGTGGTTGTTCTCGCCGGTCAGAAGAGTCTTCCgcggctgctgcagcagctgcaaAGCAGGCTGCAGAGTGGGAGGAGGTCCGATGCCCTGTGTGCATGGACCACCCGCACAATGCGGTCCTGCTGGTCTGCTCTTCGCATGAGAAGGGCTGCCGCCCCTTCATGTGTGACACAAGCTCGCGGCACTCCAATTGCTACGATCAGTACCGCAAGGCCTCCAAGGATTCCTCCAAGGATTCTGCGGCCGAGTGCAGTGAGTGCCAGCAGCAGGTCCAGCTCTCTTGCCCGTTGTGCCGTGGGCCTGTCAGTGATTGCATTAAGGACTACGACGCAAGGAGGTACATGAACTCCAAGGTCCGATCATGCACTACAGAGTCATGCGAGTTCAGGGGTGCCTACCAGGAGCTGAGGAAGCACGCAAGGGTGGAGCACCCGGCGGCAAGGCCAATGGAGGTAGACCCTGAGCGGCAGCAGGATTGGCGCCGAATGGAGCAGCAGCGGGACATTGGGGACTTGCTGAGCATGCTGCGTTCAGGGTTCAGCAGCAGTATTGAGGATGACAGCAGCGGTGTTGGAGCCacagaaggagaagaggacatAGCCGAGAGGACTCCAGCCTCAATAACAATGGTCTTCATCATGCCGTCAGGTGGTTCGATCATGCAGTACTTGACTGAGCGCAGCAGGGCAATCATTGTGGTCAGTCGGCGGCGAGCAAGCAGCAGTGGGGGTGACGCTGAAGCCCAAGCTCCAGACGGCGAGGAAGGTGATGACCCTATGCCATCGGCAGATGCATCCTCCGGTTCACAGCATTCTTATGAAGAAGCTGATGGTGACCCTGCACAATGA
- the LOC120673051 gene encoding protein SPA, chloroplastic-like, which produces MELGGGGRRSAGDRVRRQLQSVGRLAAYLGGGFLLLSAAASVGVRSLRALSDANQRKFATPCGACEGKGTYACRLCRGSATIEWSPMHDPVFVNPCLCPTCDGTRVQRCLNCLGRGCA; this is translated from the exons ATGGAGCTCGGAGGCGGAGGGCGACGAAGCGCCGGCGACCGTGTCCGGCGGCAGCTGCAGTCGGTGGGGCGATTGGCGGCTTacctcggcggcggcttcctcctcctctccgccgccgcctcggtcgGCGTCCGCTCCCTCCGCGCCCTCTCCGACGCCAACCAG AGGAAGTTCGCTACGCCGTGCGGTGCCTGCGAGGGGAAGGGGACCTACGCGTGCAGGCTCTGCCGGGGAAGCGCCACCATCGAGTGGTCTCCGATGCACGATCCGGTGTTCGTCAATCCATGCCTCTGCCCTACCTGCGATGGGACCAG gGTGCAACGCTGCTTGAACTGCCTGGGAAGAGGTTGCGCTTGA